In Planococcus sp. MB-3u-03, the DNA window TCGCGATTGATAAACCGTCCTGTTTTTTCAGCTCAGCGATCAGCTTGCCGTATTCCTCGGATGTCGACATCGCAAACAGTTCTGAAGACAAGGTCCCGATCGTCTCTGAACGCAGGTCTTGGCCTTTCTTTGGTGCGCCTGTCCGCATATCCCAATACAGCAAGGAGATGGCTTCGTTATAGCTTGTCATTTTCTGGTGTAGTTCCCTGAATTGTTGTTCCATTGACACAATATTCCTCCTTCTTTTCCGGTCTATTGTATCATAAGCAGTCTTTTCCCCGCCGCATCAGCTTTCGGGAAATTCATTTTTTTAGGGCAGGAAATCAGAAAAAAACATAAAAAAATCAGCGGAGGAGATCCCCCGCTGATTCGTAACTGCTATTTTATTCAGCGATTTTTCGCCGGCACCGGCAAGACAGTCTGCCAGAGATGTTCAATGCGCAATTCCTCTTCGGTCAACAGCAAATGGATTTCGCCATGATCGGAAGAAGAACGGATAAGTCGTCCGACGCCTTGCTGCAAGCGCAGCTGCATAAACGGCAAGTCGATCTCTTCTAGCGGATGTTCGCTGAATTTGCGTTTCGCGTCGAATACCGGATCGCTCGGCGGCATCGGCAAGTCGACGATGATGACTTTGGTCAAGGCATCGCCAGGCAAATCCATCCCTTCCCATAGATGATGGGAACACAGCACTTGGAATTTGCCTTCCTGGAAATCGCGCACGACAGATGATAGCTCGCGGTCGCCTTCAAACTCGATGGCAAGCAGAGAATCTTTCGGCACTGCGCGCTTGAAGGATTGCATGGCGGCTTTTGATTTGAACAATACTAAAGTTTGTCCGCCTTCCGCTGCCAGTTCCAGTACTTTTGGCGCTTTTGCTTCCTGTGCGACGGGATGCTTGAAGATCTCCATCACTTCTTCGTATTCAAACGGAGACGGCACTGAGAACGATTCGAAATTGTCGATCCCCAACGTATCCGCCAAATAAGTGAAATCTTTTGCGACGGACAATGTGGCGGAAGAAAAGACAATCGGCAGTTTGCCATCGAATAATTTCTCATCGAGAATATCCGTCACCAGCCGTGGCATGATAACCAAAGTTTCAATTTCATCTTTTTCTTCAAGCCAGCTGATCGCGTCGCCGTTTTCGACAAACAAGCCCATCGAGAAGTTATACTGCTCAAAATACTCCTCGGCCAAGTTGAGTTCATATTCCGGAATGCTGAACAATTCCCCTTCGAAGACGAATTCTTCCAACAGGCTGTCAACGGTGCGGATCAATTCCGTCCCGATGCGTTTCAATAGCGGGTCTTCCTGGATCGCTTTGCGGTCTTCTTCGCTCGGGATCAAATTGCTGCGCAGCACACGGAAAAACTCAGTATGCAAATCGATGGTCCGTTCAATGAGTCCGAGCGTCTTTTCGCGAACCCCGTCGACCATGACTTTTTCCGTCACGTCATAAAGCGAGCTTTCCTGTACTTCATAAGTAAGCGCGCGCTGTGCCGCGAATTCCAGTAAGTGGCCTTCATCGAGTACGATTTGTGAAACTTCCGGAAGCAATGGCGCCTGGCCTTCGTGCTTGCGGTTTTCTTTTGTCCAAATATGCTCCATCAGGAAATCATGTGAACAGATGACGAGGTCGGTCGCTTCCCGGTAATGGTTGCGATGCAAGGTCAATCCGCATTTATTGCGCATATCGCAAGCGTTGCAGTTTTGGATCGGATGGTAATTGACTTGCTGCCACTGGTCATCCGTCAATTCCGGATAGCTTGAGCGTTCACCATAAGGATACATTTGCTGCATCGAATAGGTTTTGTTGACAAATTCAGGGAGCGTCTCTTCGATATGGTCGAGGAAATCCGCTTCGCTGCGTTTTTTCGCCCCTTCAAAGCGCTGCAAGCATAAATACTGGTCGCGCGATTTCGCAAGGCGAACGTCCAGATTCAAATTGAATAACTCATCCAGGCGGTCGATATCCCCGCCTTTTTTCACCAATTGCTCGATCAATGCCTCGTCTGCACAAGAAATGAGTGCCGGCTTGCCTGTATAGCGGGCGTACGCAATCGCTGGCAATAAATACGCCATCGTCTTGCCTGTTCCTACGCCGGCTTCTGCAAATAGCACTTGTCGTTCTTTCAGCGCTTTTTCCAATTGAAACGACATGAAAATCTGTTCATCGCGAAGTTCATACCCTTTTTCAGGCAGAATATCGTAGAAGATATCCCCGATCCAGTCGTTCAATGAGTCAAAGAACGTATTATCTTTGGATAACGGAAATGGCAATGCTTGTCTCATATAAAACCCCTCACAGAGAAACGGAAGGGCTGGCGCCCTTCCGTTTTCCTCATTTATTTTTTGGACGTTCTCCCCAGAATTGGAACAGGTCCGTGCGGATAAAGCCATTATATAATTTACGTTTTTTCGTCGCTTTTTGGCCGTAAAGTTTTTCAAAGCCTTCCATTGAAGACAGCATATAAACTGACCATGTCGGGTATTGCGAGAACATTTGCCCCATATCACCGATCATTTCTTCGATGACTTCCACTTCACCGATCCGCTCGCCGTATGGCGGGTTTCCGATGACGACACCGTTCTCTTCTGTCGTCGTGAAATCTGTCACTTGACGCTGCTGCAAGCGGACGATTCCTGCAAATCCCGCTTCAATGACGTTTTCTTCGGCGATTTGGATCATCCGATGGTCGATGTCCGTGCCGAGAATATTGAGCGGCTGGTCGTAATCCGCTTGTTCTTCCGCTTCAGCGCGTACTTCATCCCAGATCTTGGAACCGATCCATGGCCATTGTTCGCTATCGAATTCCCGGTTATAGCCCGGCGCGATGTTCTGGCCGATCATTGCCGCTTCGATGACGATCGTCCCTGAACCGCAGAACGGGTCGACGAACGGGCGATCCGGTGACCAACGTGACAGTTTGACGAGCGCTGCTGCCAAAGTTTCTTTGAGCGGCGCTTCGCCTTGCCCAACGCGGTATCCGCGTTTATGGAGTCCTGCTCCACTTGTGTCAATCGATAATTGCACTTTGTCTTTCAGAATCGACACTTCGATTTTAAAGCGCGGTCCCGATTCGTCCAAAAAGGCATTTCGGTGATATGCTTTTTTCATGCGTTCGACAATTGCTTTTTTGACGATCGACTGGCAAGTCGGCACGCTATGGAGTTTCGATTTGACCGATTTCCCTTGTACCGGGAATTCGGCATCGACTGGCAGGTATTTTTCCCATTCGATCGCTTTTGTCTGTTCGAACAAGTCATCGAAAGTCGTTGCTTCGAATTCGCCGGCTATCAATTTTACACGGTCGGCGGTGCGCAGCCAAAGATTCGTTTTCGCGATATCCCGTGCAGTGCCTTCAAAAAACACTTTTCCATTGTCTGTCGTCGTTTCGTATCCAAGTTCTTTTACTTCGTTCGCCACGATGGATTCCAGCCCCATTGCCGCAGTGGCCAGTAATTTATAGCTAGTCATAACAACTTCCTTTCCGTCTTCCTTATATCTGTTTTAATCATATAGCAGGCACTGCTTACAATACCGATTGTCGATAAGCGGCAGCTCGAACCATATATAATTTTTCACTTCAAATTTTTCTTCATTCATATGAAGAAAGGCTCCCCAGCAGGAGAGCCTTTCAAAGATAATAAGTTAAGACCATTCAAAATTCTATAAGCCATGTTTTGTCTCCACGTACTCAAACAGCCGAAGCCTCGTACTAGCGGATGGCAATCATCTATCTGCGGATTCACTCCGCCTCTTCCGTCGGTTCATTTCCCTTGGAAAAGTGCCCCTACCATAATTTGGGTTTCTCACTCGCGGGGTTTACCTCGTTCCACCTGCATAGTTTCCTAGACAGCTCCGTCACTGTGGCACCTTCAGGGTATTTCGGCCATATCCGAAGACTTAGGCGTTCTACCCGCCGTCAGCATAAATGCTGCCCCAGCTTATTGTTTCGCTGGGCGCGATCACTACGGTCGTCGCAGATCCGTGTGAGCATGGACTTTCCTCTCCCGCCTCTAGTGCGGGAGCGATTGCCAGAATTTCAAATGGCTAACTAAGTATACGCCATTCGGCGGCTGTTGACAAGCTTGTTATCTATTGTCGAGCTTATTGCCGAATACGTGATTTTCCAGATGGGACAATCTGCGCAAAATATCAAAATTGGTCGTTCCAGGCGCGGGAGTTGCTTGCTTTTTTGGCGATTCCTCCAGCTCCGCGCGCAATCGGCGGTTTTCGTTTTGCAATTGTTCGATTTTTTTGTTGTACAATTCATAGTCTTGAATGATTTCATCCAGGAAATGATCCACTTCGTCCTGGTTGTAGCCGCGCATGGCTGTTTTAAAGTCTTTTTCTAGAATGTCTTTTGCTGCATATTTAATATCCATTCGAATCGTCCTTCCATTAAAAGAAACTTCGTGAAATATGTCTATTCCTTACGGCTAGTATAGCATAAGCGATATTTATCGTGTTCTGTGAACCGTAGATTCGGCGGCTTTTTTTCGTTTTTTCTCCTCGAGCCGCAATTCACGCTTGGCCAAGTCATCCAATATCGACTTTCTGACTTTCGTATGGCTGGCTGCTTCTTTTGCAAAGCCGGTCATGACGAGCGCCTGTGCCGGATCTTTGAATTGATGTTCATGAAGTTTCGCTAGATGAACCCATGCCTCCACTTCCACCGGGCCGCGCAAATGAGGCGCTGCTTCTTTGAATAATTGAAGCGCTTCCGCAAATTCGCCTTTGCGTTTTTTTTGGACTGCCAGCAAAAAGCGGGCAAGCGCTCCGGCGTCTCCGCGCTCAAGCGTGACATGCTCGAGATAAGCGGCGCTTTGGTCGAATTGCTTCAAGTCTGCATACCATTTGCCGATATTCGTATAGGCGCCGCTCGATTCGCTCGAAAGATCCTCTATCAGCAAATCCGATGAACGGATATACAGCGACACGAGCGACAGGATGTCCAGTTCATTATGGTACAGCACTTTCGCCAAGCCCTCCGGAAATCCGCTTTTGACCGCATCGAGATAAATCGCGGGGATCAAGTACCCGGGCACGTCTCCGCTGCGGGCAAAGCCGAGCTTTTCTTCTTCGATGACGCTAAGCTTGAGCCGCTGCAATTCGTTTTTCCAGATCCGTTTCGTGCCGTGGAATAAATCGATTTGCTTCGGGTCCGGCAGTTTCGGCAAGGCCCCACGGTGCATCGTCCAGCGCGAATGAAGCTGCGGCCAGTCGAAGCTTTTGCCATTATAGGAGAAAATGACCGAGTCCTGTGCCTGCCATAAATTCGACTCATAGAGAAACGCCGCTTCCTGCGAAGGATCCGGCATGATCCATTGGGTCATTTCAAAACCGCCTTGTTTCCTTTCCAACACACCGAGCAGGAAAATATATGCTCCTGTCCCCAAGACCTGTCGTTTCCGTATCGAAAACACCAAAGGGGCTTCTTCCGATAGTTTGAACGGATGGTCGTAATCGGTGTTCTGCCATGCTTCAAGCACACGGTCGAGTTCGCCCAACACGACATTGCCATGGAGGTAATCAAGCGGATACTCGATTTTCTTCTCGAAGACAAAACCGAATTTATTTTCCTTTAAGGTCAGGCCGATTTCCTTCCATTGCGTTTCGTGAGGCGGCCGTACAGGAGCGGTTTGCGCTTTGCGGGCGGCCGGTTTTTTGTTCAGCATGCCTTTCATCTGCATCAGTTTGTTTTCAAAAGACATACGCTCACCCCTCTTTCTCCAATTCCACGAGCAATTCGATGACGCGCCCTTTCATATCCATCGCCGCATCCTGAGCCCCGATGCACGACGGGCAACCGTCGAAGCATGGACATTCGGTGACGTGCTGGCGCGCTTTTTCGAGCAGCGGCTGCCATAGCTCATAGATGCGTTCGCTGATGCCGATGCCGCCCGGGTAGGAATCGTGAATGAAAAATGACGGCTGGTCATTATGCGGCGATTTCACTTGCGGCACGACATGGACGTCCCTCCGGTCACATTGCACGAATATCGGGATAAAGCTTTCGATTGCATAAGCCGCGCCGGTCATCATATCCGACAAATCCGAATCGCTGAAATCAGCAGGCTTGTCGAAGCTGAGCCAAGTCGATGAGGTATGCAATTCTTCGGCTGGGAGTGAAATTGGCCCAGAGCCGATATTGTCATGCGTGTCGAAACGGATTTTTTTGAAAATCGTCGGCATGGCAAGAACCGCCACATCGCCGTAATACACATTGGATTGATGAAGTTTCCGGTGCTTGTCTTCACTGATCACTTTCAATTCGATTGCCAGATTGGCATCGGTGAAATAATCGACATCCACTTCGCGCACATACGCTTTTTTCTCTTCCCAGTCCAAGATCTCCACTTGGAACTGAGTGCCTTGGTGAAGGTAGATCGCTTCTTCGTGCAAAAGCGTCATGGCGCTGAAGCGGTCCATCTCGCCGATGACTTTCGTATCGGCCGGAACCGATTGGTCGACGATGACGACGTTTTCCTGCGTCGCTGAACGCAAGGAAATATCGTGCGCCGGGAAACGGTCGCTCATCCAATGCCAGCGATCCGATGTCCGGACCAGAACACCTTCTTCCTGAAGGTATTCAAGCAAAGACTGGACATCGAATTCCCGTACATATCATCTGTCGAAAACGGCAGCTCGAACGAGGCGCATTTCAAATGGTCCATCAGGATGATGATGTTCTCCGGATGGATGCGCGCTTCTTCCGGCGATTGGTCGAGAAGATATTCCGGATGGTTGATGATGTATTGATCAAGCGCTGTCGACTGGGCGACATAGACGACGAGCGATTCGTCCTGGCGTCTGCCTGCACGACCTGCCTGTTGCCAGGCGCTCGCGATATTGCCTGGATAGCCGGTCATGATGCACGCCTGCAATTGGCCGATGTCGACGCCGAGTTCTAATGCATTGGTCGATACGACGCATTGGATCGAGCCGTCGCGCAAGCCTTTTCGATGGCGCGCCGCTCCGAAGGCAAATAACCGCCGCGGTAGCCTTTAATCGATTCGTCCTGCAACTTATATTTCGTAATTTCGTTTAAATAAGTTACCAGCATTTCCACGCGCACACGTGATTTAGCAAATACGATCGTTTGGACGCCTTGCTTGACGAGATATGTCGCTAAATCACGCACTTCGAGCACCGCACTGCGCCGGACGCCGAATGTCGGGTGGACGATCGGCGGATTATAGAACAGGATATGCTTTTGCCCGCCGGCGCCCCATTCTGGTCGATCAACTCGTGATCGGTATTGGTCAAACTTTCAGCCAGCTGCTTCGGATTGGCGATGGTCGCCGACGTACAGATAAAGACCGGATCGCTGCCGTAAAAAGTTGCAGATCCGTTTCAAGCGGCGTATGACATGCGCCACATGGGTGCCGAATACGCCTTTATAGGTGTGCAGTTCATCGATCACTATATAATGAAGGTTCTCAAAGAGACACCCATTTCGTGTGATGCGGCAAGATCCCGGAATGGAGCATATCGGGATTGGTCATGACGATCTGCCCCGCCTTTCTCACTTTCTTCCGGATCGACGGGACGTCGCCGTCATAGGTATAAGACAGGATCGACTGCTCGGTCTTTTCGATCAAATCGTGCAAATCGCTTTTTGGTCTTGCGCCAAAGCCTTTGTCGGAAACAAGTACAAGGCGCGTGCATTCGGGTCATTCAATATTTTGTGCAGCACCGGCAAATGATAGCAATACGATTTGCCGGAAGCGGTCGGCGTGACGGCCGTGAACGAATTGCCGGCTTGCGCCAAGTCGAACGCCTGCCGTTGATGGGTATATAATTGTTCGATGCCTTTCTTGCGCAATGCCTGTTTCAGGCTATCGTGCATCGCTTCCGGAAAATCGGCATAGCTTGCCGGTTTTCAGGCTTCGTATGCCAATGGTAAATGCGCTCCATCATCTCCGGCTCCACTTTCCATTCTGCGAGGATTTCCGGTATCGTCTTTTGATTCTCATTGTTTCTCATCGCCCTTTTCATCTATCGCTGTAAGCAAGGTCTGTATCGTGTACTGAGCCGCTTGTATCGTCTGGACAAAACGTTTTGCTCGTATCTTTATAGAAACTTTGGACGAATACTTGCCCCATGCCTTCTGCCGCATTGTCGATTTGCAGCTTATGGACGTATTTCGGCCGTTCGTTCCGGATAAACATAAGCGAAGCATCTTTCCATTCATCTATGGCAGCATGCCATTCATCGGCATACGGTTTTACATCTTGAAAAATCAGGATCTGCATCCAGTTCACGCATTTTCTTAAAGCGTGCGAGACACATATCGCATTCTTGGTAAAGATTGGTTGATAATTGCTTGAGGTCCATTTTCCCTCCATAGCCATTAGTTTATCACAATCCGGCAAGCCATATACAGTTTGCCGAACAGGCATTCTTTTCAGTTGGAGATGGCTCCAAAATCCGCTATTATTAGGAATAAAGTCGGAAACCTTTCATCATATTTATCGTCTATGTGCGTGTGATATGATAAAGTAAGCGAGGTGTATCACAAATGGCAATCAATTACCCAAATGGGAAGAAATTTTCTCCACTGAAAGATCAGCCGGTGCAGAAGAAGAAAAAGATGTTTCATTCAGCAATCGCGGGAAAACCCTGGAGGATGAACTGAACGAAACCAATAGTTTT includes these proteins:
- a CDS encoding ATP-dependent DNA helicase, whose protein sequence is MRQALPFPLSKDNTFFDSLNDWIGDIFYDILPEKGYELRDEQIFMSFQLEKALKERQVLFAEAGVGTGKTMAYLLPAIAYARYTGKPALISCADEALIEQLVKKGGDIDRLDELFNLNLDVRLAKSRDQYLCLQRFEGAKKRSEADFLDHIEETLPEFVNKTYSMQQMYPYGERSSYPELTDDQWQQVNYHPIQNCNACDMRNKCGLTLHRNHYREATDLVICSHDFLMEHIWTKENRKHEGQAPLLPEVSQIVLDEGHLLEFAAQRALTYEVQESSLYDVTEKVMVDGVREKTLGLIERTIDLHTEFFRVLRSNLIPSEEDRKAIQEDPLLKRIGTELIRTVDSLLEEFVFEGELFSIPEYELNLAEEYFEQYNFSMGLFVENGDAISWLEEKDEIETLVIMPRLVTDILDEKLFDGKLPIVFSSATLSVAKDFTYLADTLGIDNFESFSVPSPFEYEEVMEIFKHPVAQEAKAPKVLELAAEGGQTLVLFKSKAAMQSFKRAVPKDSLLAIEFEGDRELSSVVRDFQEGKFQVLCSHHLWEGMDLPGDALTKVIIVDLPMPPSDPVFDAKRKFSEHPLEEIDLPFMQLRLQQGVGRLIRSSSDHGEIHLLLTEEELRIEHLWQTVLPVPAKNR
- a CDS encoding THUMP domain-containing class I SAM-dependent RNA methyltransferase — encoded protein: MTSYKLLATAAMGLESIVANEVKELGYETTTDNGKVFFEGTARDIAKTNLWLRTADRVKLIAGEFEATTFDDLFEQTKAIEWEKYLPVDAEFPVQGKSVKSKLHSVPTCQSIVKKAIVERMKKAYHRNAFLDESGPRFKIEVSILKDKVQLSIDTSGAGLHKRGYRVGQGEAPLKETLAAALVKLSRWSPDRPFVDPFCGSGTIVIEAAMIGQNIAPGYNREFDSEQWPWIGSKIWDEVRAEAEEQADYDQPLNILGTDIDHRMIQIAEENVIEAGFAGIVRLQQRQVTDFTTTEENGVVIGNPPYGERIGEVEVIEEMIGDMGQMFSQYPTWSVYMLSSMEGFEKLYGQKATKKRKLYNGFIRTDLFQFWGERPKNK
- the gpsB gene encoding cell division regulator GpsB gives rise to the protein MDIKYAAKDILEKDFKTAMRGYNQDEVDHFLDEIIQDYELYNKKIEQLQNENRRLRAELEESPKKQATPAPGTTNFDILRRLSHLENHVFGNKLDNR
- a CDS encoding ribonuclease H-like domain-containing protein, translated to MSFENKLMQMKGMLNKKPAARKAQTAPVRPPHETQWKEIGLTLKENKFGFVFEKKIEYPLDYLHGNVVLGELDRVLEAWQNTDYDHPFKLSEEAPLVFSIRKRQVLGTGAYIFLLGVLERKQGGFEMTQWIMPDPSQEAAFLYESNLWQAQDSVIFSYNGKSFDWPQLHSRWTMHRGALPKLPDPKQIDLFHGTKRIWKNELQRLKLSVIEEEKLGFARSGDVPGYLIPAIYLDAVKSGFPEGLAKVLYHNELDILSLVSLYIRSSDLLIEDLSSESSGAYTNIGKWYADLKQFDQSAAYLEHVTLERGDAGALARFLLAVQKKRKGEFAEALQLFKEAAPHLRGPVEVEAWVHLAKLHEHQFKDPAQALVMTGFAKEAASHTKVRKSILDDLAKRELRLEEKKRKKAAESTVHRTR
- a CDS encoding DUF1798 family protein — its product is MQILIFQDVKPYADEWHAAIDEWKDASLMFIRNERPKYVHKLQIDNAAEGMGQVFVQSFYKDTSKTFCPDDTSGSVHDTDLAYSDR